One Octopus sinensis unplaced genomic scaffold, ASM634580v1 Contig18457, whole genome shotgun sequence DNA segment encodes these proteins:
- the LOC115231411 gene encoding exostosin-3 codes for MNSTRKYQFVIFIFILISVLFIYITSPKFKTKLSKYCASLPSFARPQSNECNMETCFNSKRCNISNFKAFVYPSAVWNRTKDNSILGKTYLTKNPEDACMYIFFWKPGSKLTDLQFWQENGSNHIIINLDINRKGPLHPGNALVAQPRFQYFTFRAGFDFILPLYNNNNSKDTWEILLPLFPLRRKYWISYLSGSQPKLDIFRKYQPLPTSLSEYLKRHNSSLLPITVSSECSPSDIWSCPKKKRLQILTNSTFTIIVMPHQLFKENDWNVFQIHLVEILQSGSVPVLIGDKNYLPLQDYINWKRVLVTFHWNMLTKFLPFLSSLVDMDILQFKQYGRHVMEVIFSSKKSLLAVILESMHQRQRVPAPCFDPYHPKILFTYQPKSNGNQSYDQPGHFRGGKHSLLDLRMPPEALSFINVERKPGKSWPPEKFTVVILTYRRQYILYKILNALHNLPFLDRVVIVWNDLFTPVNKTIIPELHVPVYVSILFLF; via the exons ATGAATTCTACAAGAAAGTACCAGTTTGtcatattcattttcattttaatctctgtcttatttatatacatcacttcaccaaaatttaaaacaaagctGTCAAAATACTGTGCTTCTTTACCAAGCTTTGCTAGACCCCAATCTAATGAATGTAACATGGAAACATGTTTCAATTCCAAACGCTGTAACATTTCTAATTTCAAAGCCTTTGTGTACCCAAGTGCTGTTTGGAACCGCACTAAGGATAATTCCATTTTGGGAAAGACCTACTTAACCAAGAATCCAGaagatgcttgtatgtatatttttttctggaaACCAGGATCAAAATTAACCGATTTACAATTTTGGCAGGAAAATGGGTCAAACCACATCATCATTAACTTGGATATCAACAGAAAAGGGCCACTTCATCCTGGCAATGCATTGGTGGCTCAACCACGCTTTCAGTACTTTACGTTCCGAGCtggatttgattttattttaccattgtacaataataataactcaaaGGATACGTGGGAAATACTCCTTCCACTTTTTCCTCTCCGTCGTAAATATTGGATATCGTATCTAAGTGGCTCTCAGCCAAAACtagatattttcagaaaatatcaaCCACTGCCTACCAGTCTTTCTGAATACCTGAAAAGACACAATTCTTCGTTGCTGCCAATAACAGTCTCCAGCGAATGTTCTCCATCGGATATTTGGAGCTGTCCAAAGAAAAAACGACTGCAAATTTTGACCAACTCCACTTTTACCATAATAGTGATGCCACATCAGTTATTTAAGGAAAATGATTGGAACGTTTTTCAGATTCATTTGGTTGAAATACTTCAAAGTGGATCCGTACCAGTGTTAATCGGAGATAAAAATTACCTACCGTTACAGGATTATATTAACTGGAAGAGAGTTCTTGTAACATTTCATTGGAATATGTTGACTAAATTCCTACCGTTTTTATCTTCTCTCGTCGATATGGACATCTTACAATTCAAACAGTATGGACGACATGTTATGGAGGTGATTTTCTCATCTAAAAAGTCGCTCCTGGCCGTAATCCTCGAATCGATGCATCAACGACAACGAGTTCCAGCACCTTGTTTCGATCCCTATCAtcctaaaatattatttacataccaGCCAAAGAGTAATGGCAATCAGAGCTATGACCAGCCTGGTCATTTTAGAGGGGGCAAACATTCCCTTCTTGATCTGAGAATGCCACCGGAAGCATTATCTTTTATCAACGTAGAACGAA AACCCGGTAAGAGCTGGCCACCCGAAAAATTTACAG TTGTGATCCTGACATATCGAAGGCAGTATATCTTGTATAAGATTCTCAATGCACTTCACAATCTGCCATTCTTGGACCGTGTAGTTATAGTGTGGAATGACCTCTTCACTCCTGTAAATAAAACGATAATTCCAGAGTTACATGTACCAGTTTATGTAAGTatactctttcttttt